The DNA window agtatatacagggagtaatgGACCGGAGACACTTTTTACCCTGCTGAACTATGTAGCCTAGAAGTTAGACGGGTGGCCCAAATACCAGagggttgctggtttgaatcctggGTCTAATTGGACAAATCTGGTGGATGTGAACTGGCAAATGGAGGGTTGCTGGTATCTAATTCTAGATTCCATATCctgctgttgtgcccttgagcaacgCACAACTGCAAAACAATTCCAAGATGTAATCTTCGTCTTTATCTCAGGGAGCAATGCAATCTTCAGGTCCCACACAAAATTACACAACATACAAGTGCGGTTCACCAAATGACCAAACCAGCCTCTGTTACACTTTTAGCCCCATCTGGGCAGAGACTGGATTGTAACCCAGGTCTCTCTAACCCAGTCTACCACAAGGTCTCaagcaaggttactcatcatgCAGCCCAACAACtatactgtggggtgctggacccagtcaggtctttatataacaagtcatactgtgggatGTTGGACCCAgacaggtctttatataacaagtcatactgtggggtgttggacccagtcaggtctttatatagcaagtcatactgtggggtgttggacccagtcaggtctttatataacaagtcatactgtggggtgctggacccagtcaggtctttatataacaatataacaagtcatactgtggggtgctggacccagtcaggtctttatataacaagtcatactgtggggtgctggacccagtcaggtctttatataacaagtcatactgtggggtgctggacccagtcaggtctttatataacaatataacaagtcatactgtggggtgctggacccagtcaggtctttatataacaagtcatactgtggggtgatggacccagtcaggtctttatataacaagtcatactgtggggtgttggacccagtcaggtctttatataacaagtcatactgtggggtgttggacccagtcaggtctttatataacaagtcatactgtggggtgctggacccagtcaggtctttatataacaatataacaagtcatactgtggggtgctggacccagtcaggtctttatataacaagtcatactgtggggtgatggacccagtcaggtctttatataacaagtcatactgtgggatgttggacccagtcaggtctttatataacaagtcatactgtggggtgatggacccagtcaggtctttatataacaagtcatactgtggggtgctggacccagtcaggtctttatatatataacaagtcatactgtggggtgctggacccagtcaggtctttatataacaagtcatactgtgggatgcaggacccagtcaggtctttatataacaagtcatactgtggggtgctacCCAGtcaatataacaagtcatactgtggggtgctggacccagtcaggtctttatataacaagtcatactgtgggatgttggacccagtcaggtctttatataacaagtcatactgtgggatgctggacccagtcaggtctttatataacaagtcatactgtgggatgctggacccagtcaggtctttatataacaatataacaagtcatactgtggggtgctggacccagtcaggtctttatataacaagtcatactgtggggtgatggacccagtcaggtctttatataacaagtcatactgtggggtgctggacccagtcaggtctttatataacaagtcatactgtgggatgttggacccagtcaggtctttatataacaagtcatactgtggggtgctggacccagtcaggtctttatataacaatataacaagtcatactgtggggtgctggacccagtcaggtctttatataacaagtcatactgtggggtgctggacccagtcaggtcttttataacaatataacaagtcatactgtggggtgctggacccagtcaggtctttatataacaagtcatactgtggggtgctggacccagtcaggtctttatataacaagtcatactgtggggtgttggacccagtcaggtctttatataacaagtcatactgtggggtgatggacccagtcaggtctttatataacaagtcatactgtgggatgttggacccagtcaggtctttatataacaagtcatactgtggggtgctggacccagtcaggtctttatataacaatataaaaGTCATACTCAGGGGTGCTGGAcacagtcaggtctttatataacaagtcatactgtggggtgcacccagtcaggtctttatataacaatataacaagtcatactgtggggtgctggacccagtcaggtctttatataacaagtcatactgtggggtgctggacccagtcaggtctttatataacaagtcatactgtgggactggacagtcaggtctttatataacaagtcatactgtggggtgctggacccagtcaggtctttatataacaatataacaagtcatactgtggggtgctggacccagtcaggtctttatataacaagtcatactgtggggtgctggacccagtcaggtctttatataacaagtcatactgtgggatgttcagtcaggtctttatataacaagtcatactgtggggtgctggacccagtcaggtctttatataacaagtcatactgtggggtgctggacccagtcaggtctttatataacaatataacaagtcatactgtggggtgagactggacccagtcaggtctttatataacaagtcatactgtggagtgcaggacccagtcaggtctttatataacaagtcatactgtggggtgctggacccagtcaggtctttatataacaagtcatactgtggggtgctggacccagtcaggtctttatataacaagtcatactgtgggatgttggacccagtcaggtctttatataacaagtcatactgtggggtgcacccagtcaggtctttatataacaagtcatactgtggggtgctgacccagtcaggtctttatataacaatataacaagtcatactgtggggtgctggacccagtcaggtctttatataacaagtcatactgtggggtgcagGACCCTggacaagtcatactgtggggtgctggacccagtcaggtctttatataacaagtcatactgtgggatgttggacccagtcaggtctttatataacaagtcatactgtggggtgctggacccagtcaggtctttatataacaatataacaagtcatactgtggggtgctggacccagtcaggtctttatataacaagtcatactgtggggtgctggacccagtcaggtctttatataacaatataacaagtcatactgtggggtgctggacccagtcaggtctttatataacaagtcatactgtggggtgctggacccagtcaggtctttatataacaagtcatactgtggggtgctgacccagtcaggtctttatataacaagtcatactgtggaatgttgacccagtcaggtctttatataacaagtcatactgtggggtgctggacccagtcaggtctttatataacaagtcatacagTTGGGGTGctgacccagtcaggtctttatataacaatataacaagtcatactgtggggtgctgacccagtcaggtctttatataacaagtcatactgtggggtgctggacccagtcaggtctttatataacaagtcatactgtggggtgctggacccagtcaggtctttatataacaagtcatactgtgggatgttggacccagtcaggtctttatataacaagtcatactgtggggtgatggacccagtcaggtctttatataacaagtcatactgtggggtgatggacccagtcaggtctttatataacaagtcatactgtggggtgttggaccagtcaggtctttatataacaagtcatactgtggggtgatggacccagtcaggtctttatataacaagtcatctGTGGGGTgatggacccagtcaggtctttatataacaagtcatttACCCAGTCAGGtgtttatataacaagtcatactgtgggatgttggacccagtcaggtctttatataacaagtcatactgtggggtgctggacccagtcaggtctttatataaaaagtcatactgtgggatgttggacccagtcaggtctttatataataatataacaagtcatactgtggggtgatggacccagtcaggtctttatataacaagtcatactgtgggatGTTGGatccagtcaggtctttatataacaagtcatactgtgggatgttggacccagtcaggtctttatataacaagtcatactgtgggatgttggacccagtcaggtctttatataacaagtcatactgtggggtgttggacccagtcaggtctttatataacaagtcatactgtggggtgttggacccagtcaggtctttatataacaagtcatactgtggggtgctggacccagtcaggtctttatataacaagtcatttggggtgctggacccagtcaggtctttatataacaagtcatactgtggggtgatggacccagtcaggtctttatataacaagtcatactgtggggtgctggacccagtcaggtctttatataacaagtcatactgtggggtgctggacccagtcaggtctttatataacaagtcatactgtggggtgttggacccagtcaggtctttatataacaagtcatactgtggggtgaaggacccagtcaggtctttatataacaagtcatactgtgggatGTTGGACCCAgacaggtctttatataacaagtcatactgtggggtgatggacccagtcaggtctttatataacaagtcataccgTGGGGTgatggacccagtcaggtctttatataacaagtcatactgtggggtgatggacccagtcaggtctttatataacaagtcatactgtggggtgatggacccagtcaggtctttatataacaagtcatactgtggggtgttggacccagtcaggtctttatataacaagtcatactgtggggtgatggacccagtcaggtctttatataacaagtcatactgtggggtgatggacccagtcaggtctttatataacaagtcatactgtggggtgatggacccagtcaggtctttatataacaagtcatactgtggggtgatggacccagtcaggtctttatataacaagtcatactgtggggtgttggacccagtcaggtctttatataacaagtcatactgtggggtgatggacccagtcaggtctttatataacaagtcatactgtggggtgatggacccagtcaggtctttatataacaagtcatactgtggggtgatggacccagtcaggtctttatataacaagtcatactgtggggtgatGGACCCAGTCAGGGtgggcagagttgcaaagaaaaagccatatctcagactggccaatacaaATGAAAGAATAAAATGGGCAAAACAacaaacactggacagaggaactctgcctagaaggccagcatcccggagtcgcctcttcactgttgacgttgagactggacagaggaactctgcctagaaggccagcatcagtTTTCACTGttttgagactggacagaggaactctgcctagaaggccagcatcccgggggCCTCTTCACtggacgttgagactggacagaggaactctgcctagaaggccagcatcccggagtcgcctcttcactgttgacgttgagactggacagaggaactctgcctagaaggccagcatcccggagtcgcctcttcactgttgacgttgagactggacagaggaactctgcctagaaggccagcatcccggagtcgcctcttcactgttgacgttgagactggacagaggaactttgcctagaaggccagcatcccggagtcgccttcaCTGTTGATGTGAGactgacagaggaactctgcctaggccagcatcccggagtcgcctcttcactgttgacgttgagactggacagaggaactctgcctagaaggccagcatcccggagtcacctcttcactgttgacgttgagactggacagaggaactctgcctagaaggccatgagtcgcctcttcactgttgatgttgagactggacagaggaactctgcctagaaggccatcatcccagggtcgcctcttcactgttgacgttgagactggacagaggaactctgcctagaaggccatcatcccagggtgtctcttcactgttgacgttgagactggacagaggaactctgcctagaaggccagcataccggagtcgcccttcactgttgacattgagactggacagaggaactctgcctagaaggccagcatcccggagtcgccttcaccgttgacgttgagactggacagaggaactttagaaggccagcatcccggagtcaccccTTCaccgttgacgttgagactggacagaggaactctgcctagaaggccagcatcccggagtcgccttcactgttgacgttgagactggacagaggaactctgcctagaaggccagcatcccgggagtcgccttcactgttgacgttgagactgacagaggaactctgcctagaaggccagcatcccggagtcgcctcttcactgttgacgttgagactggacagaggaactctgcctagaaggccagcatcccggagtcgcctcttcactgttgacgttgagactggacagaggaactctgcctagaaggccagcatcccggagtcgcctcttcactgttgatgttgactgGTGTTTAGCGGGTAATAttaaatgaagctgccagttgaggatttgAAAGGCgtccgtttctcaaactagacactagtGTAATCGTCCTcttactcagttgtgcaccggggcctcccatttcccagaacaagaacagactgctgagtttcagaagaaatgtatttgtgtctagccattttgagcctgtaatcgaacccacaaatgctgatgctccagatatacagttgaagtcggaagtttacatacaccttagccaaatacatttaaactcagtttttcacaattcctgacatttaatcctagtaacaattccctgtcttaggacaGTTtgaatcaccacttcattttaagaatgtgaaatgtcagaataatagtagagagaattatttatttcatcacattccccgtgggtcagaagattacatacactcaattagtatttggtagcattgcctttaaattgtttaactcgggtcaaacattttgggtagccttccagaagcttcccacaataaattgggtgaattttggcacattcctcctgacagagctggtgtaactgagtcaggtttgtaggccttcttgctcgcacacgatttttcagttccgcccacacattttctatgggattgaggtcagggctttgtgatggccactccaatagcttgactttgttgcccttaagccattttgccacaactttggaagtatgcctggggtcattgtccatttggaagacccatttgcgaccaagcggTTTGGATGGTgtaccctttttcctccaaacgtaacgatggtcattatggccaaaaagttatatatatatatatatatatatatatttattttttttcatacatttctcaaaaaagtaagatctttgtccccatgtgcagttgcaggcgtttggaaattgctcccaaggataaaccagacttgtggaggtctacaatttttattccgaggtcttggctgatttcttttgaatttcccatgatgtcaagcagaggcattgagtttgaaggtaggccttaaaatacacccacaggttacacctccaattgactcaaattatgtcaatcagcccatcagcttctaaagccattacatcattttctggaattttacaagctgtttaaaggcatggtcaacttagtgtatgtaaacttctgaaccactggaattgtgattaagtgaaataatctgtctgtaaacaattgttggaaaaatgaatgggggtcatgcacaaagtaatgtcctaacagacttgccaaaactatagtttgttaaaaactTGTTGAATCTAGGGGTCATTTtttaatttttggaaaaataacgttcccaaagtaaacaggctatttttcaggaccagaaaatagaatatgcatataactgacagcttaggatagaaaacactctaacgtttccaaaacggtaaagatattgtctgtgagtataacagaactgatattgcaggcaaaagaatgagaaaaatccaaacaggaacgcagcggtttctaaataagagtcccttcctatgcttccctattgagcagtgaatgggatatcaacgagattcctttttctatggatTCCTTAATGTGTCTAGTATcacaagacatagtttcaggcttttatttagaaaaaaTGAGCGTGTACAACAACATTTCGTCAGTGTCCACCTGATGGCTCTTTGTGTATTTCTCACGCAAAAGACAGAGGTAACCATTTTTCCACCCGGTCTTACTGAAAAAAGctctgtcccggttgatatattattgaatagatatttgaaaaacaccttgaggattgattataaacaacgtttgccatgtttctgtcgatattatggagctaatttggaatatttttcggcgttgtcgtgaccgcaatttccgggcgTTTTCTCAGCCAAAGTGAAGAACTAATGGAGCTATTTTTGGCTACATAAATAATTTttctggaaaaaaggaacatttgctatctaactgggagtctcgtgagtgaaaacatccgaagcttatcaaaggtaaacgattcaatttgattgcttttctgattttcgtgaccagattgcctgctgctagctagccataatgctatgctaggctattgataaacttacacaaatgcttgtcttgctttggctgtaaagaatattttcaaaatctgagatgacagggtgattaacaaaaggctaagctgtgtttcactatatttcacttgtgatttcatgaatatgaatattttctagtaagattttttgtccgttgcgttatgctacttagtgtcagttgatgacaattctcccggatccgggatgggtagatccaaatacatttgtggagtggttgaaaaattagttttaatgactccaacctaagtgtatggaaacttacgacttcaactgtatatattcaactagtctaaaggccagttgtattgcttctttaatcagaacatcagttttcagctgtgctaacataattgcaacagggttttctaatgatcaattagccttttaaaatggtaaacctggattagctaacacaacatgccattggaacacagtagtGATGGTTCCATTAAAattcagctgtttccagctacaatagtcatttacaacattaacaatgtctacgctgtatttctgatcaattttattattttaatgaacataaaatgtgcttttctttcaaaaac is part of the Oncorhynchus keta strain PuntledgeMale-10-30-2019 chromosome 15, Oket_V2, whole genome shotgun sequence genome and encodes:
- the LOC127907718 gene encoding uncharacterized protein LOC127907718, translated to MTKPASVTLLAPSGQRLDCNPGLSNPVYHKVSSKVTHHAAQQLYCGVLDPVRSLYNKSYCGMLDPDRSLYNKSYCGVLDPVRSLYNKSYCGVLDPVRSLYNKSYCGVLDPVRSLYNKSYCGMLDPVRSLYNKSYCGVMDPVRSLYNKSYCGVLDPVRSLYNKSYCGVMDPVRSLYNKSYCGMLDPVRSLYNKSYCGVLDPVRSLYNKSYCGVLDPVRSLYNKSYCGMLDPVRSLYNKSYCGVLDPVRSLYNKSYCGVLDPVRSLYNKSYCGMLDPVRSLYNKSYCGMLDPVRSLYNKSYCGVLDPVRSLYNKSYCGVLDPVRSLYNKSYCGVLDPRVILNEAAS